A region from the Rhizoctonia solani chromosome 13, complete sequence genome encodes:
- a CDS encoding TCP-1/cpn60 chaperonin family (T-complex protein 1) — translation MSLKVPKANNIQLFKDGYKHLQGIEEAVMRNIQAVGELSDLVRTSFGPNASFRKEQTYHNHLGRMFVTSDAATIIREIEVVHPAAKLLVMASQAQESEVRYDYGRRDKYCTCFAGELLKKSEHLLIMGLHPSEIIIGYELACEKALAELEGLSNYNLAKPLTKESLALVLKSSIASKQYGSEDTLASLVAEAALAVMPSRPEHFNVDNVRVVKIMGGSLNSSTVVRGMVFNREPQGVIKKASKAKVAVYTCALDIAQTETKGTVLLRNAEEMLNFTRGEEQQLEKYFKEIADSGVQVIVAGAAVGELAMHYLDRFSILVIKVLSKFDLRRLCRVVGATPLARLGAPTAEEAGSVDIVETVEIGGDRVTVFRQDPPAGSAAEKSKTATIVLRGATANTLDDMERAIDDGVNVIKALVKDDRLVPGAGATEIELAKRVESYGAGLKGLSQHAVRRYASALEILPSTLAENAGLDMTEVVSKLYEKHAQAGGATWGVDIEEEQIYDSLSAKSWAIKLATEAAVSVLRVDSIIMSKPADTIGPHWHYSISSGGLYPFLVASGRDPHDLIAHVSFAPQRLASGGAFYDFTARYGAVREEDRMTLRESLGTVDESLAETLDLKRLLDLPLVALSNGQTRRARILQALMRNPAPEVLVLTEPLTGLDVEHRPRLLKLLHDLHIKRAPRVIMTLRGQDPVPDWATHIIRAENGKIIVGERSQMVSKHSKRDHKPNDGYKGDPHKIGKPIVEIVGLNIAYHERKILTNVNWTIREGERWHLKGPNGSGKTTLLAMITGDHPQSYSQPASSLRLFSKPRRSIPTTTLQRRIGLISPEQYNAFPRRYLALVYGMLLVRDLIRPMHSERVRRRRSSDRRAYSRV, via the exons ATGTCTCTCAAAGTACCAAAAGCAAACAATATCCAGCTATTCAAAGATGGATATAAGCATCTTCAAGGAATCGAAGAGGCGGTCATGAGGAATATTCAAGCAGTGGGCGAACTCTCAGATTTGGTTCGTACGAGCTTTGGGCCAAATG CTAGTTTTAGGAAGGAACAAACTTATCATAATCACCTTGGGCGGATGTTTGTTACATCTGACGCGGCCACCATTATTCGGGAGATCGAGGTTGTCCACCCGGCAGCAAAGCTACTCGTAATGGCTTCTCAGGCCCAAGAGTCAGAGGTAAGATACGATT ATGGGCGACGCGACAAATACTGTACTTGTTTTGCTGGAGAGCTGCTCAAAAAATCCGAGCACTTGTTAATAATGGGTCTTCACCCTAGCGAAATTATTATCGGTTATGAATTGGCATGCGAAAAGGCCTTGGCGGAGCTTGAAG GTCTCTCGAATTACAATCTTGCGAAACCACTGACCAAGGAATCTCTGGCTCTGGTCCTCAAGTCTTCGATCGCGTCTAAGCAATACGGATCAGAGGACACACTTGCTTCACTTGTCGCTGAAGCCGCATTGGCTGTAATGCCCTCCCGGCCCGAGCATTTTAATGTGGATAACGTACGGGTGGTGAAGATCATGGGTGGTTCATTAAACTCTAGCACGGTCGTTCGTGGTATGGTCTTCAACCGGGAACCTCAAG GTGTGATCAAGAAGGCATCGAAGGCAAAAGTCGCGGTTTATACTTGCGCGCTAGATATTGCTCAGACCGAAACCAAGGGCACGGTGCTATTGCGGAATGCCGAGGAAATGCTAAACTTTACTCGCGGTGAGGAACAACAATTGGAAAAG TATTTCAAGGAGATCGCAGACTCCGGCGTCCAAGTCATTGTAGCCGGTGCCGCTGTTGGGGAACTCGCGATGCACTACCTTGATCGATTTTCTATTCTCGTCATCAAGGTGCTTTCCAAGTTTGATCTCCGACGACTATGCCGTGTCGTCGGAGCTACGCCTCTGGCTAGGCTTGGCGCACCTACCGCCGAAGAAGCGGGTAGCGTGGACATAGTCGAAACTGTTGAGATCGGTGGTGATAGGGTCACGGTATTCAGGCAAGATCCACCGGCAGGAAGTGCTGCGGAGAAGAGCAAAACGGCCACAATTGTGCTCCGGGGTGCCACAGCGAACACCCTGGATGACATGGAGCGCGCGATCGACGACGGCGTGAATGTGATTAAGGCGCTCGTGAAGGATGATCGTCTTGTCCCTGGAGCCGGCGCAACCGAAATCGAGCTGGCGAAGCGGGTTGAAAGTTACGGTGCCGGCCTGAAAGGGTTGTCCCAACACGCGGTCCGGCGATATGCGTCTGCATTGGAGATCTTACCGAGCACGTTGGCCGAGAATGCCGGTCTTGATATGACAGAGGTTGTCAGCAAGCTTTATGAGAAGCACGCACAGGCAGGTGGGGCTACCTGGGGCGTTGATATCGAG GAGGAGCAAATTTATGACTCTTTGTCGGCAAAATCATGGGCGATCAAGCTAGCCACCGAGGCGGCCGTCTCCGTTCTGCGGGTGGATAGCATTATCATGTCCAAACCTGCTG ATACTATTGGGCCACACTGGCATTACTCCATCTCCTCGGGTGGACTATACCCATTCCTGGTTGCCAGCGGCCGCGACCCACATGATCTGATTGCTCATGTGTCCTTTGCCCCTCAGCGTCTTGCGAGTGGAGGTGCATTCTATGATTTTACAGCTAGATATGGAGCTGTGCGCGAGGAAGACCGAATGACGCTACGCGAATCTCTCGGTACAGTGGACGAATCCTTGGCCGAAACGCTAGACTTGAAGCGACTACTAGATTTACCACTCGTTGCATTGAGCAATGGACAGACACGTCGCGCGCGAATCTTGCAAGCCCTGATGCGCAATCCTGCCCCAGAAGTTCTTGTTTTGACGGAACCTCTCA CTGGACTTGATGTAGAACATCGACCCAGACTTTTGAAGCTGCTTCATGACTTGCATATTAAGCGTGCACCTCGAGTTATCATGACACTTCGCGGACAAGACCCCGTCCCTGACTGGGCCACCCATATAATTCGAGCCGAGAATGGAAAAATTATTGTCGGAGAGCGGTCTCAAATGGTTTCCAAGCATTCAAAACGCGACCACAAGCCGAATGATGGTTACAAAGGTGACCCCCATAAAATTGGTAAACCCATTGTTGAGATTGTTGGGCTAAACATCGCGTACCACGAGCGAAAAATCCTGACAAATGTTAACTGGACCATTCGTGAAGGAGAGAGGTGGCATCTTAAAGGACCAAATG GCTCGGGGAAAACTACGCTACTGGCGATGATCACCGGTGATCATCCGCAATCATACTCTCAGCCAGCTAGTTCCTTGCGTCTGTTTTCCAAACCGCGTCGGTCAATTCCAACCACAACACTTCAGAGAAGGATAGGACTCATATCTCCCGAACAATACAATGCCTTTCCTCGTCGATACCTGGCCTTAGTGTACGGGATGCTATTAGTACGGGATTTGATTCGACCTATGCATTCCGAACGCGTACGACGGAGAAGAAGCTCGGATAGACGAGCTTATTCGCGCGTTTAA
- a CDS encoding Fungal Zn(2)-Cys(6) binuclear cluster domain — protein MAAPTPTPTHSAPQSTSPGPVTANGVTSGGELFPPTAAYATFMHSVLSEMLHELKAVRKELQDIRRSQPGQPTPSANRKRKRPGPTAPCALCRMSRTPCIAAHATEACARCIRKQVHCFDDSENPDQPRVRHPPEDDGPEDAESEPEVESVVPPPPPAPVWQQPAPNGIPAYPTPGYPPTPVKRERVTKACADCHARKRKCTGGPNCGSRQSTSSTRPSPQKPAGTTPNSRTREPCAECRGRKRRCIHHPDGTNGSAANSNNNKSPEEQDELDPLEELPPTDTEPEPERERDRPMVDPSPSHSHSRSPPPGRWHYPPGPPPPPHWGYPEQHRGAPPYHTHPHHPHGPGAFIHDRPPYAHPHAHPHGHAHPSHPPPHPHGLHPHPHPHARLPPAPDMRHPSTAANPTTDPNLPPSAAKSTTPAPAPAPAPPAGRKGRACLACRKLKMRCVAPNEEGGPDERCQRCERAGLECVYVDRKRRGPGGVFTGQEGPNGNGTYKDSTPGFAGPENQTPVFDDGRSAKKLKTEGSPSSYANGNGNGAPRREDEMRNQQDAARALEESFADEEGSER, from the exons ATGGCCGCACCGACACCGACACCGACGCATTCTGCACCGCAGTCGACGTCACCGGGACCCGTTACGGCGAACGGTGTGACGAGCGGAGGGGAACTGTTCCCGCCGACGGCAGCGTATGCGACGTTTATGCACAGTGTGCTGAGCGAGATGCTGCACGAGCTCAAAGCAGTGCGCAAGGAGCTCCAGGACATTCGGCGCAGCCAGCCTGGACAGCCCACCCCGTCTGCCAATCGGAAGCGCAAGCGACCCGGCCCGACGGCCCCATGTGCGCTCTGTCGCATGAGCCGTACGCCGTGCATCGCCGCACATGCGACCGAGGCATGCGCCCGCTGCATCCGCAAGCAAGTCCACTGCTTCGACGACTCGGAGAACCCAGACCAGCCCCGCGTCCGCCACCCTCC CGAGGACGACGGTCCCGAGGACGCCGAGTCTGAGCCGGAGGTCGAGTCGGTCGTTCCCCCGCCTCCCCCTGCCCCGGTCTGGCAACAGCCTGCTCCCAACGGCATCCCGGCCTATCCGACCCCCGGCTATCCCCCGACCCCAGTCAAGCGCGAGCGCGTGACCAAGGCATGTGCCGATTGCCACGCCCGCAAGCGCAAGTGCACTGGCGGCCCCAACTGCGGCTCCAGGCAGAGCACGTCCTCTACCCGTCCCAGTCCGCAAAAGCCAGCCGGAACAACTCCCAACTCACGCACTCGCGAGCCATGCGCTGAATGCCGTGGTCGCAAGCGCCGGTGCATCCACCATCCCGACGGCACCAATGGCAGTGCTGCCAACAGCAATAATAACAAGTCTCCAGAGGAACAAGACGAACTCGATCCTCTCGAAGAGCTTCCTCCGACAGACACCGAGCCCGAACCGGAGAGGGAGCGGGACCGCCCCATGGTCGATCCCTCGCCATCTCATTCGCATAGTCGTTCTCCCCCTCCTGGTCGGTGGCACTACCCCCCTGgccccccacctccaccgcactGGGGATACCCCGAACAACACCGGGGAGCCCCGCCTTACCACACACACCCGCATCACCCCCATGGTCCTGGTGCATTCATCCACGATCGTCCCCCGTACGCTCACCCGCACGCACATCCCCATGGACATGCCCAccccagccacccgcctccTCACCCACACGGCTTGCACCCTCATCCTCACCCGCATGCCCGGCTTCCCCCTGCTCCCGATATGCGCCACCCAAGCACGGCAGCAAACCCAACGACGGATCCGAACCTCCCTCCTTCGGCCGCTAAATCCACCACccctgctccggctcctgccCCTGCACCCCCAGCCGGACGAAAAGGCCGCGCTTGCCTTGCGTGCAGGAAACTCAAGATGCGGTGCGTTGCGCCCAACGAGGAAGGTGGGCCAGACGAGCGCTGTCAGCGATGCGAGCGAGCAGGTCTCGAGTGCGTCTATGTCGATCGGAAGCGACGTGGTCCTGGAGGTGTCTTTACGGGTCAAGAAGGTCCCAACGGCAACGGCACCTACAAGGATTCCACTCCAGGGTTTGCTGGACCAGAGAACCAAACTCCTGTATTCGACGATGGTCGGAGTGCCAAAAAACTCAAGACCGAAGGATCCCCGAGCTCCTATGCAAACGGAAATGGAAACGGTGCACCCAGGAGAGAAGACGAAATGAGGAACCAACAAGATGCGGCGAGAGCTTTGGAAGAGTCTTTTGCGGATGAAGAAGGTAGCGAGCGATAG
- a CDS encoding cutinase — translation MVFLAGTNEEGLGLAGKPSPLLSVLVSRPTPFLTTPGPSTALPLPRVPLSSPTTFLLKLPSAPVRSLFLEDTPRVPWSFTVRLFPLFSPTLAKILETKRYFAPSTLKAKVKAIVVFGDPYRSSSSTWPINSPVVDSAPRDGSTASQNVASFCNSGDLFCDGGLSVPAHLAYGTDGSTTVAATFIKNKVA, via the exons ATGGTTTTCCTTGCTGGCACCAACGAGGAAGGTCTCGGCCTCGCCGGTAAACCCTCTCCTCTTCTCTCGGTTCTGG TTTCACGACCTACTCCGTTCCTTACGACACCAGGGCCGAGTACAGCTCTACCATTACCGCGGGTGCCACTCTCGTCGCCAACTACATTTCTTCTCAAGCTGCCAAGTGCCCCAGTCAGGTCTTTGTTCTTGGAGGATACTCCAAGGGTGCCATGGTCATTCACCGTAAGACTGTTCCCCTTATTTTCTCCAACACTTGCTAAGATCCTCGAAACAAAAAGGTACTTCGCTCCTTCCACTCTCAAGGCCAAGGTCAAGGCCATCGTCGTCTTCGGAGACCCATACCGCAGCTCGAGCAGCACCTGGCCCATCAACTCCCCAGTCGTCGACTCGGCTCCTCGCGACGGAAGCACTGCGTCCCAGAACGTGGCGAGCTTCTGCAACTCGGGTGACTTGTTCTGTGACGGCGGATTGAGCGTTCCTGCTCACCTTGCTTATGGAACTGATGGAAG CACCACTGTTGCTGCCACTTTCATCAAGAACAAGGTCGCTTAA